A single window of Calditrichota bacterium DNA harbors:
- the dnaK gene encoding molecular chaperone DnaK yields MGKIIGIDLGTTNSCVAVMEGGEPVVIPNAEGGRTTPSVVAFTKDGERLVGQIAKRQAVTNPKNTVYSIKRFMGRRYAEVKREIEEVPYEVARGKNDVARVKIENKEYSPQEISAMILQKMKQTAEDYLGQKVTEAVVTVPAYFNDSQRQATKEAGEIAGLTVKRIINEPTAASLAYGLDKKKDEKIAVFDLGGGTFDISILEIGDGVFEVKSTNGDTHLGGDDFDQRVIDWMVDEFLKQEGVDLSKDAMALQRLKEAAEKAKTELSTMSQTDINLPFITATDAGPKHLNMVLTRAKFEQLCDDLFQRLVSPCQMALKDAGLTTSQIDEVVLVGGSTRMPKVQQIVKEIFGKDPHKGVNPDEVVAIGAAIQGGVLAGDVSDVLLLDVTPLSLGIETLGGVFTKLIDKNTTIPTRKSEIFSTASDNQPSVEIHVLQGEREMASHNRTLGKFHLDGIPPAPRGVPQIEVTFDIDANGILNVSAKDKATGKEQSIRIEASTGLSKEEIDKMVNDAKEHAADDKKKRELIDLKNQADQMVYQTEKNMKEMADKLDSDAKSKIESAVNVVKDAMKTENADQIKSSIEALNNAWNEVSAKLYQQQQTEASAGPQGGAEAEGTDAGSQDSKNVEEADYEVVDDDDKK; encoded by the coding sequence ATGGGAAAGATAATTGGTATTGATCTGGGGACGACAAACTCGTGTGTCGCAGTGATGGAAGGCGGCGAGCCGGTGGTGATTCCGAATGCGGAAGGCGGACGGACGACGCCGTCAGTTGTTGCCTTCACCAAAGACGGCGAGCGATTGGTGGGACAAATTGCCAAACGGCAGGCCGTGACAAATCCGAAAAATACGGTCTATTCCATTAAAAGATTCATGGGAAGACGATATGCTGAAGTGAAGCGTGAAATTGAAGAAGTGCCGTATGAAGTGGCGCGCGGTAAAAATGACGTTGCCAGAGTGAAAATAGAGAATAAAGAATATTCGCCGCAGGAAATTTCTGCCATGATTTTGCAGAAGATGAAACAGACGGCGGAGGATTATCTGGGGCAGAAAGTCACTGAGGCTGTCGTCACTGTGCCCGCCTATTTCAATGATAGCCAGCGCCAGGCGACGAAGGAAGCCGGAGAAATTGCCGGGTTGACGGTGAAACGTATCATAAACGAGCCGACTGCCGCGTCGTTGGCTTATGGTCTGGACAAGAAAAAAGACGAAAAAATTGCTGTGTTCGACCTTGGCGGCGGTACTTTTGATATTTCCATTTTGGAAATCGGCGACGGCGTTTTTGAAGTAAAGTCCACTAACGGCGATACACATTTGGGCGGCGACGATTTTGATCAGCGGGTCATCGACTGGATGGTGGATGAATTTTTGAAACAGGAAGGGGTTGACCTGTCTAAAGACGCTATGGCATTGCAGCGGTTAAAAGAAGCGGCGGAAAAAGCCAAAACTGAGCTCTCTACGATGAGCCAGACCGACATCAATTTGCCGTTCATTACCGCGACGGATGCGGGGCCGAAACACTTGAATATGGTACTCACGAGAGCCAAATTTGAACAATTGTGTGACGATCTGTTCCAGCGTTTGGTTTCCCCCTGCCAAATGGCGCTGAAAGACGCTGGTTTGACCACATCTCAAATCGATGAAGTTGTGCTGGTCGGCGGGTCCACGAGAATGCCCAAAGTACAGCAAATCGTGAAAGAAATTTTTGGCAAAGACCCACACAAAGGCGTGAATCCTGACGAGGTCGTAGCTATCGGCGCGGCGATTCAGGGCGGCGTTTTGGCCGGCGATGTTAGTGATGTGTTGCTGTTGGACGTGACGCCACTGTCTCTGGGAATCGAGACTTTGGGCGGAGTTTTTACCAAGCTCATTGACAAGAACACAACGATCCCGACGCGGAAATCAGAAATTTTTTCTACGGCGTCGGACAATCAGCCGTCGGTGGAAATTCACGTGTTGCAGGGAGAGCGCGAGATGGCGTCGCATAACCGCACGTTGGGAAAATTCCATCTGGACGGAATACCGCCGGCACCGCGCGGCGTACCGCAAATCGAAGTGACATTTGACATCGACGCTAACGGAATTTTGAATGTCTCTGCCAAAGACAAAGCGACTGGCAAGGAACAATCGATTCGCATCGAAGCTTCCACCGGTCTGTCCAAAGAAGAGATTGACAAAATGGTTAACGATGCCAAGGAACATGCGGCCGATGACAAGAAAAAACGTGAATTGATCGACTTAAAAAATCAAGCCGACCAGATGGTGTATCAGACAGAGAAAAACATGAAAGAAATGGCGGACAAGTTGGATTCAGATGCAAAGAGCAAAATTGAGTCCGCTGTGAATGTTGTGAAAGATGCGATGAAAACTGAAAATGCGGATCAAATCAAATCTAGCATTGAAGCGCTGAATAATGCCTGGAATGAGGTTTCAGCGAAACTTTATCAGCAGCAGCAAACGGAAGCCAGTGCTGGCCCGCAAGGCGGCGCAGAAGCCGAAGGAACTGATGCTGGCTCGCAAGATAGTAAAAATGTGGAAGAAGCCGATTACGAAGTAGTGGATGATGATGATAAAAAATAG
- a CDS encoding zinc ribbon domain-containing protein, protein MPTYDYICDDCGYHFEEFQSITAEPLTKCPKCQGHVRRLIGAGNGFIFKGSGFYVTDYRRNSYKKDKQKSEGISSKDSSKASGTGKKVA, encoded by the coding sequence ATGCCGACTTATGATTACATTTGTGACGATTGCGGATACCATTTTGAGGAATTTCAATCGATTACAGCCGAACCGTTGACAAAATGTCCGAAATGTCAAGGCCATGTGCGACGGTTGATCGGCGCTGGCAACGGCTTTATTTTTAAGGGAAGCGGATTTTATGTCACTGATTATCGCAGAAACAGCTACAAGAAAGACAAGCAAAAATCTGAAGGAATTTCATCCAAAGATAGCTCAAAAGCGTCAGGAACAGGGAAGAAGGTGGCATAA
- the dnaJ gene encoding molecular chaperone DnaJ has protein sequence MAKKDYYEILGVKEDASAAEIKRVYRQLAKKYHPDANRGNKEAEDRFKDISEAYAVLSDPEKRKKYDQMRRFGFSGGQAGGFDFGNFDFGQFNRQGRARTHSSRGSIFEELFGVGGLGDIFSEMFDQGSRIRRERSGRPGVGADARTDLTIPFELAVNGGKQQIAVQVDERCSHCNGTGAEPGANPQTCPQCNGRGTISLSQGFFAVNRTCPRCLGRGIIIDKPCRVCGGSGEVKKTKRLSVTIPAGIKDGAVLRLKGLGGNGSSKEKRGDLYLKVHVSPHHFFKRKGNDVFCEVPIDIIQAIKGTKIRLKTVYNKKVEIKVPAQTKDGKKFNLRKLGIKSKKGIGDMYVTIRVKKRTNLTAEEKKLVEEYEMAHAP, from the coding sequence ATGGCGAAAAAGGATTACTACGAAATACTGGGCGTGAAAGAGGACGCTTCTGCGGCGGAGATAAAGCGCGTTTATCGACAGTTAGCCAAAAAATACCACCCGGACGCAAATAGAGGCAATAAAGAAGCCGAAGATCGGTTTAAGGATATTTCTGAAGCTTACGCCGTGTTGAGCGACCCGGAGAAACGAAAAAAATACGATCAGATGCGTCGCTTTGGTTTTTCAGGCGGACAAGCAGGCGGTTTTGATTTTGGAAATTTTGATTTTGGTCAATTCAACAGACAGGGGCGGGCGAGAACCCACTCTTCGAGAGGCAGCATTTTTGAAGAGTTGTTCGGTGTCGGCGGACTGGGCGATATTTTCAGCGAGATGTTTGACCAAGGGAGCCGAATTCGGCGCGAACGCAGCGGGAGACCCGGCGTTGGCGCGGATGCCCGGACAGATTTGACTATTCCTTTCGAGTTAGCTGTAAATGGCGGAAAACAACAGATCGCTGTTCAAGTGGACGAGAGGTGTTCTCACTGTAACGGAACCGGTGCTGAACCAGGCGCAAATCCGCAAACTTGTCCCCAGTGCAATGGTCGCGGTACAATTTCGCTGTCTCAGGGATTTTTTGCGGTAAATAGAACCTGCCCCCGTTGTCTGGGGCGAGGTATCATTATTGACAAGCCCTGTCGCGTGTGCGGAGGCAGCGGAGAGGTGAAAAAGACAAAAAGGTTATCCGTGACCATCCCGGCGGGAATCAAAGACGGCGCCGTGCTGCGGTTGAAAGGTCTTGGCGGAAACGGTTCCAGCAAGGAAAAACGCGGCGATTTATATTTGAAAGTACATGTCTCGCCGCATCATTTCTTCAAGCGAAAAGGTAACGATGTGTTTTGCGAGGTTCCCATCGACATAATTCAGGCTATCAAAGGAACCAAAATCAGATTAAAGACAGTCTATAATAAGAAAGTGGAGATCAAAGTTCCGGCGCAGACAAAAGACGGGAAAAAATTCAATCTGCGAAAGTTAGGAATTAAATCGAAGAAAGGGATCGGCGACATGTACGTAACTATTCGCGTGAAGAAAAGAACCAATCTTACGGCAGAAGAAAAGAAATTGGTCGAGGAATATGAAATGGCACATGCGCCGTAG
- a CDS encoding Do family serine endopeptidase, whose amino-acid sequence MPTTKRNALFIVTAIFLGVIIGLAISTNFGLIWNSIASDHSTKEAPAAENSVATAQASDEGSESAVQATDDSSLPQGLLDLEKAYISVAKRVKPTVVTITSEKYIKYHMNNPFQDFFGSDFFDFFNRRGQRQNEQQGRERTYVQEGLGSGVLVSSDGYILTNNHVVKEADQIRVITNDGKEYEAKLIGRDEKTDVAVVKIDDKNLPFAKLGNSDKIEVGQIVLAVGNPFSKQLQSTVTNGIISAKGRSGIGLGASYQDYIQTTAAINPGNSGGALVNLHGELIGINTAIISQSGGFNGIGFAIPVNMAKHIMNILIKKGYVVRGYLGVIIQPVDEDMAEAFGLKSGKGALISSVQKGTPAEKAGLKERDIVVAIDGHPVKDNTELQLKVADYEPGTTVKLKVFRDGKYLTVPVKLGQRPGDHPVSESKEPQVEKLGIHITNLAPAMAQRYGFEDSERGVLVTSVERTSQAYRKGIREGDLITAINQTKIKSVRDYDRYMRKVKKGDILVIRLKKNLNGTVSNYYVTVRISD is encoded by the coding sequence ATGCCAACGACAAAGAGAAATGCGCTGTTTATTGTGACGGCAATATTTTTGGGAGTAATTATTGGACTGGCAATATCGACGAATTTTGGTTTAATTTGGAATAGCATTGCCTCGGATCACTCAACCAAAGAAGCTCCGGCCGCGGAGAATTCGGTGGCCACAGCGCAAGCTTCTGACGAAGGGAGCGAATCTGCTGTGCAAGCGACCGATGATTCATCTTTGCCACAGGGATTGCTCGATCTGGAAAAGGCCTATATTTCAGTAGCCAAAAGAGTGAAACCTACTGTGGTTACCATTACCAGCGAAAAGTATATCAAATACCACATGAACAATCCGTTTCAAGATTTTTTCGGTAGCGACTTTTTTGATTTTTTTAACAGACGAGGACAACGGCAAAACGAACAGCAGGGCCGCGAACGTACGTATGTTCAGGAAGGTTTGGGTTCCGGCGTGCTGGTCAGTTCTGACGGCTATATTTTGACGAATAATCACGTGGTGAAAGAAGCGGATCAGATTCGCGTCATCACGAATGATGGCAAAGAATACGAAGCCAAATTAATTGGTAGAGATGAAAAAACAGACGTTGCCGTCGTTAAGATTGACGATAAAAATTTGCCTTTTGCAAAACTCGGGAATTCCGATAAAATAGAAGTGGGGCAAATTGTATTGGCTGTCGGAAATCCGTTCAGCAAACAATTGCAGTCCACGGTAACCAACGGAATCATCAGTGCCAAAGGCCGTTCCGGCATTGGTTTGGGCGCTTCGTATCAGGATTATATTCAGACAACGGCGGCTATCAACCCCGGAAACAGCGGCGGCGCGCTGGTTAATTTGCACGGCGAACTGATTGGAATTAATACGGCGATTATTTCGCAATCCGGCGGTTTCAACGGCATCGGGTTTGCCATTCCTGTTAATATGGCAAAACATATTATGAATATTTTGATTAAAAAAGGCTACGTTGTTCGCGGTTATCTCGGCGTAATCATTCAGCCCGTCGATGAGGATATGGCGGAAGCTTTTGGTCTTAAATCAGGAAAGGGCGCGTTGATTTCCAGCGTGCAGAAAGGAACTCCGGCTGAAAAAGCGGGTTTAAAAGAGCGTGATATCGTTGTCGCGATTGACGGGCATCCGGTAAAAGACAACACGGAATTGCAACTGAAAGTTGCGGACTATGAGCCGGGGACGACCGTGAAATTAAAAGTTTTCCGCGACGGCAAATATTTGACCGTTCCGGTTAAATTGGGCCAGAGGCCGGGTGATCATCCTGTATCTGAAAGCAAAGAACCGCAAGTCGAAAAACTGGGAATCCACATTACGAATTTGGCTCCGGCAATGGCGCAACGATACGGATTTGAAGATTCTGAGCGCGGCGTGCTGGTAACGTCGGTTGAGCGCACCAGTCAAGCATATCGCAAAGGAATCCGTGAAGGCGATTTGATTACTGCGATTAACCAGACGAAAATTAAGAGTGTCCGCGACTATGACCGGTACATGCGGAAAGTGAAGAAAGGAGATATTCTCGTTATTCGCTTGAAGAAAAATCTGAATGGCACTGTGAGCAATTACTATGTGACGGTTCGAATTTCGGATTAG
- the grpE gene encoding nucleotide exchange factor GrpE has translation MFDEDKKDNSIEIDIQDEAEEKVRNENLDENEGTREAVTADEEESVADVSGVQGNLQEKYLRLQAEFLNYKKRTENEQKSFADSIRADFVQRLLPVIDDFDRMIEHIDADENREHVIEGIKLIHRKLNDVLEEQGLEQIQSVGEKFDPNVHEAVMVENHDHLDDDHVIEEWRKGYKFRDRLLRPAQVKVNKKDE, from the coding sequence ATGTTTGATGAAGACAAAAAAGATAACAGCATCGAAATTGACATTCAGGACGAAGCAGAGGAAAAGGTGAGAAATGAGAATTTAGATGAAAATGAAGGCACTCGGGAAGCGGTGACTGCTGACGAAGAAGAATCCGTTGCTGATGTTTCAGGCGTACAGGGAAATTTGCAGGAGAAATATTTGCGCTTGCAGGCAGAATTTTTAAATTACAAAAAGCGTACGGAGAACGAACAGAAATCTTTCGCTGACTCGATACGCGCGGATTTTGTGCAGCGGCTGCTGCCGGTGATCGATGATTTTGATCGCATGATTGAACACATCGACGCTGATGAAAATCGGGAACATGTCATCGAAGGGATTAAACTGATTCACAGAAAATTGAACGATGTTCTCGAAGAGCAAGGATTGGAACAAATTCAGTCCGTCGGCGAAAAATTTGATCCGAATGTCCATGAGGCGGTGATGGTGGAAAATCACGATCATCTCGATGACGATCATGTGATCGAAGAATGGCGCAAGGGTTACAAATTTAGAGACCGATTGCTGAGACCGGCGCAAGTGAAGGTCAATAAAAAAGATGAATAG
- a CDS encoding Do family serine endopeptidase gives MQQSINGISFDPIQTSRVFVKISKQVIPTVVTIYSTKRITSSRIWDDNIVDRELRDFLGEKYLNLVPPREYKQKGSGSGIIVTRDGYILTNLHVVESAEKIEVTLSDNRSLDAKIVGADPLTELAVIKIDATDLPAAKLGNSDSVKIGEWVLAVGNPLELKSTVTAGIVSAIGREIDIIDDNFGVENFIQTDATINPGSSGGALVNLSGEVIGINTAIATQSGYNQGYGFAIPINLAKQILSDLINRGYVIRSYLGIAMQDVDEKIARALNLLKPQGVFVDYVSENSPAWKSGLREKDILIAVDHKPVTKSNVIQSLIAQKKPGDSVVLTILRLGKELNVKVILGSREGPKVRQTFAKKTPGFSLLGLTVKSIDAKIAKELDLNVGEGVVVTQVEPESPAQEAQVQVNDVILEVDNQKITSLYLFKKILAQPPHRKVFMMKIKRKDNFFHRFVEAN, from the coding sequence TTGCAGCAAAGCATCAACGGTATCTCGTTTGATCCGATTCAGACTTCCCGTGTCTTTGTCAAAATTTCCAAACAAGTCATCCCGACGGTGGTGACCATTTACAGCACAAAACGTATCACCAGTTCCCGCATTTGGGACGACAATATCGTTGACCGGGAATTGCGCGATTTTTTGGGTGAAAAATACTTGAATTTGGTGCCGCCGCGGGAGTACAAGCAAAAAGGCTCCGGCTCGGGAATCATTGTTACGCGAGATGGCTATATTTTGACGAACTTGCACGTGGTGGAAAGCGCAGAAAAAATCGAAGTAACGCTGTCGGATAATCGCTCGCTCGACGCGAAAATTGTGGGTGCGGATCCGCTGACAGAACTGGCAGTCATCAAAATTGACGCCACGGATTTGCCAGCGGCGAAATTGGGAAATTCTGATTCGGTGAAAATAGGCGAGTGGGTGTTGGCGGTGGGCAATCCGTTGGAATTGAAATCCACTGTGACAGCGGGAATCGTGAGCGCCATCGGCAGGGAAATCGACATTATTGATGATAATTTCGGCGTGGAGAATTTCATTCAAACTGACGCCACAATTAATCCTGGAAGCAGCGGCGGCGCTCTGGTGAATTTGTCCGGCGAAGTGATCGGCATCAACACCGCCATCGCCACGCAGTCCGGCTACAATCAGGGGTACGGATTTGCCATTCCGATTAATCTTGCTAAACAAATTTTGTCGGATTTAATCAACCGCGGCTATGTCATTCGTAGCTATCTCGGTATCGCCATGCAGGACGTGGATGAAAAAATTGCCCGCGCCCTGAATTTGCTGAAACCTCAAGGCGTTTTTGTCGATTACGTGAGTGAGAACAGTCCTGCGTGGAAAAGCGGCTTGCGGGAAAAGGATATTTTAATCGCCGTGGATCACAAACCGGTAACGAAGAGCAATGTCATTCAAAGCCTGATTGCGCAAAAAAAACCGGGTGATTCTGTTGTGCTGACAATTCTCCGTTTGGGAAAAGAATTGAACGTGAAAGTCATTTTGGGCAGCCGAGAGGGTCCAAAGGTACGTCAGACTTTTGCAAAAAAAACGCCTGGTTTTTCCTTGTTGGGATTGACCGTGAAAAGCATCGATGCGAAAATTGCCAAAGAGCTGGATCTCAATGTCGGCGAGGGCGTGGTCGTGACACAGGTCGAGCCGGAAAGTCCGGCTCAAGAGGCGCAGGTACAGGTCAATGATGTCATTTTAGAAGTTGACAATCAAAAAATTACTTCGCTTTATTTGTTTAAAAAAATCCTCGCTCAACCTCCGCATCGCAAGGTCTTCATGATGAAAATTAAGAGGAAAGATAACTTTTTTCATCGTTTCGTTGAGGCGAATTGA
- a CDS encoding (Fe-S)-binding protein — protein sequence MFTDLQQAYEESIRCIRCGYCLTTCPTFVLANTEHSVARGRNFLTRLIYEQKADLSKNSKTTIFECLLCGACIDNCASNVLTPQIMMATRQEFNKEKGQPAIQKFVFRELLLHPKRFTRAMKLAALGKRTHISNLAQALKIFSWIGKNIATMEDLLKSLPAKFLRERAEEVSQPGNPRELKVGYFVGCGINFAYPDVGMATLKVLTKNNFQTAVLENYCCGLPASGYGDLEAAKEMARKNIEIFEQSKCDVILTECGSCSSFLREYDTLLKDDPEWKERAQKAVEKIQDINIFLTEQKLMTKFKLKYGKTVTYHDPCHLSHYQKITSQPRELIQQIEGIQFKEMNEANWCCGGAGTYNVAHPDLSIKILHRKMENVDGSEAEILLTSCPGCMVQLAYGARKFSKPIEVKHIVQVLAESME from the coding sequence ATGTTTACCGATTTGCAACAAGCCTACGAAGAATCCATTCGCTGCATTCGTTGCGGCTATTGTTTGACGACGTGCCCGACTTTTGTCCTCGCCAATACAGAACATTCCGTGGCGCGCGGAAGAAATTTTTTGACGCGGCTGATTTACGAGCAGAAAGCCGATCTTTCAAAAAATTCCAAAACTACGATATTTGAGTGTCTGCTCTGCGGCGCGTGTATTGACAATTGCGCTTCGAACGTGCTGACGCCGCAAATCATGATGGCGACGCGGCAGGAATTCAACAAAGAAAAGGGGCAACCAGCAATTCAAAAATTTGTTTTTCGCGAACTGCTGCTGCACCCGAAACGTTTCACTCGCGCCATGAAATTGGCAGCGCTGGGTAAAAGGACTCACATTTCCAATCTGGCGCAGGCGCTGAAAATTTTCAGTTGGATCGGGAAAAATATCGCCACCATGGAAGATTTGCTCAAATCGCTGCCGGCAAAATTTCTCCGCGAACGTGCGGAAGAAGTTTCCCAGCCGGGAAATCCCCGCGAACTCAAAGTCGGCTATTTTGTCGGCTGCGGAATCAACTTTGCCTACCCCGACGTGGGGATGGCGACGCTGAAAGTTCTGACCAAAAACAACTTTCAAACTGCGGTGTTGGAAAATTATTGTTGCGGTCTGCCGGCTTCCGGCTACGGCGATCTGGAAGCGGCAAAGGAAATGGCGCGGAAAAACATTGAAATTTTCGAACAGAGCAAATGCGATGTCATTCTCACCGAGTGCGGTAGTTGTTCCTCATTTTTGCGGGAATACGACACTCTGCTCAAAGACGACCCGGAATGGAAAGAACGGGCGCAAAAAGCTGTGGAAAAAATTCAGGACATCAATATTTTTCTCACCGAGCAAAAGTTGATGACTAAATTCAAATTAAAATATGGAAAAACAGTAACTTACCATGACCCGTGTCATTTGAGCCACTATCAAAAAATTACCTCGCAGCCGCGGGAACTTATTCAGCAAATCGAGGGTATTCAATTCAAGGAGATGAACGAAGCTAATTGGTGCTGCGGCGGTGCTGGTACATACAATGTCGCGCATCCGGATTTGTCCATCAAGATTTTGCACAGAAAAATGGAAAATGTGGACGGGAGCGAAGCGGAAATTTTGCTGACTTCCTGCCCCGGATGCATGGTGCAACTTGCTTATGGTGCCAGAAAATTCAGCAAACCGATTGAGGTGAAACATATTGTTCAAGTGCTTGCGGAATCAATGGAATAA